The segment catgtaattaaaataaacaaaattcacaattacaagtaaaattccaatttcaaataattgtaatatggAAAACATCAATTACgtttaattgtaatttacaaaactttaattacaatttcaaataattgtaaatggctaaaaaaattaatacaattacttcaaatataattgaaaatgaatTGATAATGTCATGTATAATTccagtttgtttttataaaaatctattacaaatatcttttatataaTTCTAATTTAGTATTTGAAAAACCAGCTTATTTAATCAAATAATCTTCTAGCAAGTGTGGcatgaaattaaaatgtttaaatttatttgaaaagcttttttatttcatagataaattatgttttactattttattaagCTTCAAAATAATTCGAGTTAAAATCTTCAttcgaatgtttttttaaaaaaatgctacCCAAATACATGTATCTACTAATTCATTCATAAGTATAAGGCCATTCCAATCATCACTAGATCATGATCCTTattttaagcaacaaattttgcttaaaattcatctaaacattgaaaattatctgttctcatatacaatgttaatcacaagtatattaagatgtaatgcaaaaaaaaaaattattaaaaatttaaacttcatatCCAGATTTTATATACAACTTCATGTccagattttatatataaatatatcaaattATAAGTAACACAAAGTAAAGCACACAACATTGGTTACAATTCCGAGTACTTTTTTTCCTTATGTGTCTAGCTCGAAATTACAAATCTTTTAATTGAAATCTGCTCCAAATTCAAAAcatattgtaatttaatatttgcgATTACAAATTACTCTTTTGAAATGatttgtaatttaaagaaaattgttttaaatttttaataaaaaatattaaatgggAAAATTCAAAACGTTAGCAGTGGCATTTCTTTATATTACGATTTCATAAAGAGTTTTGAGACGTTTCTGCTTTCAAATCGAATTACATAGTAAACCCTCAAAACCCTCAGTATATTTTGAAATGCTAAACGAGGTATAGCTAACAAACCCCTTGGTTACTCTTATTCATATTAAGTATATTCTATAAGCATGGCTTAAACTATAATCCTTAAGCAAAACTTGGCAATTTGATactgaaaactataaatattgtcaaaaaaatCTGATGAATCTTGACAATTTCAGTTAAATATTAATCTTTCCAATGCACAACACAAATACTGAAGTTTGTTGATatcatttgtttacaaataattttaatcacaTCACAAACTATGAAGAATTTCTTTTATCTGAACAGATACTAATCCAAAATGTtcactttgttgactttttgtttttttgtggagaaatatataaaatacacttttgttgtttgttttgtttcttttaaatatttttatattttatcattttcttttaaaatagaaaaacatcTTTGTTGCATGACGaacaaaaagatttataaaaactaCTTGCAGAGGTTGAATATCACCCATGTCACATTTAACTTATTTATTGGGGACGACCACGACCGAAACCGCCACGGAATTCAACATCACCGGCACCAGCGCCTACATCACCCTTCTTGTCAGCACCACCGGGGGCACGTCTGTAAGCAGAGCGATCTTCACCAGTCTTGCTAACATCACCGGAACGAGCAGCAGCAGCTGGGCGGGGACGTACAGTTTCGGGTCTGGTGGGACGCTTGAGAGTGGCGGGAACAATCTCAGGAGGCAAGTGCAAGTAGCTACGCAAGAACTCAATACCTTCGTTGGTCAAGTACCAGTAGTAATGTCTCCAGGCGAATTGTTCCTTAACCAAGCCACGGGAGTGGAGGGACTGCATTGTTTTGATGACATGCAAGTTAGGAATGCTCTCGAGCTCGGGGTGCTTAGGAGCATGGGTATCTTTTTTGGCTACGATAACACCCTCTTTGAAGAGGTATTCGTAAATAGCGACACGATGAGCCTTTGGCATAAACATCCTGCAAATAAATAGAACACAAAACACCAATtagttttttgtaattataatgtTCCGTCATTATTTATAAATCTATTCATCTTTTTCTTCACAACATAAAAAACTCCTACCTTCAAGGTaggaattttcattttttccattatttatttttcattgcgCACAAACTAATAATTTTCACTGATACActtttcatattgtttttaatttaaatttattttcacatattAGTTTAATGattgtaaagatttttaatgattttttaaagaattttacatACTTTAGCGTCTTCTGTGGAGCAGTCACCGGAAAGAAAGGAAAATCGAGTTGACAGCTGTCATTGTGTTGACATTTATGAGTAGTTTGACTACTCGATATCAGGTGGCGCTTCTATCGAAAAAGTGTGTTTATTTGTCATATTATATACTCATGAAACACAATTGTAGTATTTTAAGTTGGTAATTCAGGGAGTTATATATATTGCtattaaaagtgttatttaattttattatatatttatacacatatacaaattattaaaaatgtttattgttcgattattttttaaaaagttttaatagttataattaataacaataatatttagtttatgaAAATctgaattacattttttttaatttatatgaaatttatttttaatatttattccaATTTAAGCATTCTGCCTTCTttattatttgacatttttatttaaatttgtttttgaccgatactatattaaaaaaatactttttgtgaATTATCTTCCAATTTAAATTAGATTATCGCTTGTTCTAATCGAAATAAAATTgtgaatgaaatatttttttatatatataaatcattaaaataccCTTTCTTTCCTTTTGTAGTTAAACTATTTTTCCAATGCGtccatttttttggtttattttagttttcaatttGGCTGtgaataatgttttttattattattacatattttattttattttattttttatgttgtctAAACCGTTACTGTGtaacttttaattatatttcttaaaaaaaggtaatttttacgatttctaaaaattttattactgttATTTTAGATCCTtataaaaacctttaaataaatagccgttcacaatcgatgtcgtatcgttttagagttgtaagtcataaaaaattttcaaataaaattttttgaaacaaaaacaaatcaataacaagtatgaatgtatagttggacgtagccgaccatatgataccctacaccagtcagtaagtatgttaaaaatggggattatttaaaaaaataaagcatttggttaactttattttggaatatttttacttttttttggcaaagaaagagagagagaggagtagggcaaaatatggccctatccttataaatgttgctagggggagttaagtcttcttcaatattatttatgtagaatttaaaagtgttattagtgtttgtaagtgaattttgacctttaagtcattttctgaagggtaaaatgaagcccgatcattgcAAAAATCGATAgcgtcatttaaagttctataaaactaagttttgtcgacttttgttaacataatagatcatataagccagacggacggacatagcttaatcgactcggaaaatgattctaagccgattggtatactttaaggtgggttaaggatttaattatattattatatagtatacaattcatatcaattttaaactactttaaaaccacttttaattcattttttcaacttttcacaaattttaacaaataccaaaacacaatttaaaaatggcgacataaacaatgttagaaattttcaaaacaaactttgacaactaattttatttttctatagaaactatagttaaaaaatagtcagctgttcaagtgatgctactttattaatttacttttagtGGATTGAAAAGACCACCTTATACAATATCCTCCTCAGAATGACATTTCATGTTTATgtcagatttttgtttttgtaatatttatttattgtattatttttttatatttaatatttattataataaattttgccaataaaaaaaatattgtgatttTGCAgttgaataaaagaaataaaaaagtttgtttatataataattacatAAATTTGTCCAATAAAGTCACAATTTACTGATGAGCAAATAACAATGGATGGCATAACCACCAGTATAaatgcaatattaaaaaatttgattaaaaattttaatacattactCGATTGTCCTGTGCGTTTTTCAGGCGATTATGATGGAAAGAAAGTGcataattttatagaatatattgaacattataaaagaATAAAGTGTATAGGCGATGAACAAGCTTTGCAAGAGctacaatttttattgttggATCAAGCACATACGTGGTGGCTTCGTAGAAAAGCAAATTTAAATACTTGGTCGGAAGCACTAACGATCTTAGAAAATCAATATTCCAAACGAAGGCCAGCTCATGTAGTCTATATGGAAATACTGAAACATCATTATGAGGACTATGAGACTAAGGATGATTTTATTGATGATAAAATTGAATTGTTTAATGAGTTGTCCCAACCTGAATTAAGGGaggaaaataaattacaaataatttatgcGTTATTAccaaatgaaatacaaaataaagtgaaaattgtAGATATTAGTAATATAGAAGAGTTAAAAGAAcaattaaagttaattaaattggATAGTGTTCAAATGGCTGCTACTACAGATGATAATGTAATAAATGATACTAGCTCTACAGCAACAGAAACCgtaacacaaaataataatgtCAATAAGGACTCTGTTAATCAAGAACCAAGTAATCAGTCAACGATTATGTGCACGGAAAAGAATGAAGATCCTGAAAGAGATCCTATAATTAAAGTAAGGCGAACTGAAGATTTAATGCCTTCTGATATTAAGGAAGAGGACGCCCCAACACAACAGGAAGAGTTTATAAACACCGATACTGAAACCGCAAATAATGCAATACATATAAATCACGAAGATTTTCATATCGACTCGGATATAAtgaatcaaataaataatataattaatgaaTCAGAAATGAATATGAATGCCATAAACAATGATGTTGAATCTCCCTCAGTTGTAAAACCAGTAACAAATGGCATTGCCTCTTTGGAACTACTAGGCTTTAATATAAGAACCATCAACCAATTACAATCAGAAATAACACACAAAACATCTTCCGACAACCAATGTAATAAAACGTcattaaatgtaacaaaaaaattaaaaatacgttGCTCTTATTGTCGTAAGTGCAATCATACTGCACAGGTGTGCTTTAAAAGAGCCAAACATATGAAAGAATTTCCAGAAAAATTTTtgggtttaaaaacaaaagaaaatgatattataaactcaaaaaacaatgaGGAGCCAATAGAAACTATGTCATTAAACAATACTAATATTAGTTCTTCAAATGTTTCCACTGCTGAAACTATCATAAAAGTACCAACTATTTTATCAACTCAATCAACCTCAATACCTCAAACATCGCTTACAACCACATCTAGCGTCGTTACAACTTCAACTGCtgtgattttaaataatattcctGAAAAGTGTATTAACTCCTCGCTGTTGACAACAAAATTAATTGCACCTATTAATggtaaaacaacaaacaaaattttgacatcAAAATTACGCAACATAAATACACCATCACCAAAATGCCATCAGTGTGGCACAGTGGGATTTTACAAAAGCATTTGTCCCAATTGTAGTcctatatataataataacaataataatcataatccGTTTGGTAAATAGTAATTTTAGGAAAATTGTAACtattgtatatatgtacttCTATTTGggaagtaattttaatttttaagtattttatttacagAATTTATTTGTTCTATTCAAAATCGGTGCCGTATTGTTATATCAATTGATgtcataaatataaaactaatttattccaaacaaaaaacaaatcaataatgaataaataacgacatactacgatataATCACACGACATCGATTGCGAATTggacaataattttatttattatttttgtagtattttataaaaatataaaattattttatttgttttaatactcTAATGAGGtttattggttttatttagaaataaaaaaattagactTAATGAATAAGATTTATTGTAAGAACCTGTAATTCTTTTAAGAATTGTAAATTGATTATTGTATTTCAATTGTTAataagattatttaaatttaaaaataatgacaaCTTGTATATAAGTCtgactttttgttaaataagagaaataaaatgtttatattttgcatTCAACTTTGAAATCCACTAAAGTTATTGttgtatgaaattattttatgaattgATAATtgagtcgtaattcaggtctgagttggggaacattTCTCGCGTCATCGAGAAATGTTTGTAGTAAAGTAAATgtgatataatataaaaaaaaaaaaaatgcgtttacattttaatacaaaaattgtttaatatattttttcttagtattattgtttaagttttaataaataagggTCGTATAAAATACGAAATAAAAATAcggtcaaaatttgtttttttctaacatccattgtataaataaattaaaatcaattcgTTACTTTACACAAAACatacttaaaatataatttgtgtattctattctattcattTTTTTGGCACGAAACAAATATAAGACTAGTTGATTTCTAAAAACTTATGCTTTGCTGGGATTCTCTGCGGGTACAGCATCAGCTGGTGCTGAGGTGGGTTCAATCTTCTTGGGTTTAGCATCACCACGTCCAAAGATGGCCTTTTCAATACCCAAAATAGGTGATTCAAAGGCGAGGGTAGCGAAAATGGAGGCGGTTAAAGTTAAACCGAAATCGTGCCACCAGCGAAGaatctaaaaatattcaaaataaaatgcaaatgtcATAAATCTATATAAGATGTTTTATATATGTTGATGTGTTGGTACTTACAGCATCGTAATCCGAAAAGTGTGTATCGGTTTGTAAACGAGCAGCATTAACCAACTGAACAATTCTGTGAATGACATACATGCAGTAGGTCAAACGACTGAAACCGGTAAAGAAGCCCCATGACAAGAAATCGTTGATGATACCACCATGTCCGTTGTAACAGGCCCAAACGATCCAGCCAATGGCAAGAGCCCAAGAGGTACGACTCAAGGGTTCAAAGATGGCACCTTCATAAATGGGAGAGTCGGGATTTTCAGGACGAATACGCCAGTAAGGGCCCCACAAATCGGTAAGCATAACACCGAAAGCCAACAACCAACCAGTGATTACCCATTGTTTCTTCATGGGAATCTTACGGCCGCGATTTTTGGTAAACAAGAAGTAACCAAAGATAACACCAATCAACCAGGTAGGAATACGGGTATGGGTGGGATAATAGGTAAGGCGTTGACGTAAATCAACTTGATTATCTTGTACACGGAAGAGGGTAAAGTCGTTGTACATAAATGTTGCAACTGTACAACCCAGGCATAAAATAAGGAAAATGACAATGGGAACTAAGGCTTTCTTGCCCCATTTCCATAAGGGAATAAGGAAGAGCGGAGATAAAACATATAATTGGGTATCGACAGCCAAATACCAAGATTGACTGATACACTAATCATACgttaagaaatttgaaattaatattcattgttattaaattttattcaagaaAGTGATGATATTTGTACTACTTACGATTTTGTAGGGGAAAGCATAATTTTGGACATACAATAAAGTTGCCCACCAGGTATCTTCACAACGTTTATCTTGTGTTCCCAATTTCATCCACATGGGACCAGCACCAGAGTATTTATACAAAGacattatgtataaaataacaacGGCGACCACTGGGGTCAAACGAATATAACGATGGAAGTACATCATCTTAATGTTAAGATAACCCTTgctgtaaagaaatttttagaaaatggatgAAGATAAATCAATtagtaaatttaaatcaaagaaATCGAACATTAAGAGTAATTATGAAGATGAATTTTAAAACTTACGTTTTTTCCATTTCACGGAAAGCACCCCACAACATCAATAAACCAGACATAAAGAAGAAAGTATCGACACAGAGGGAACCGTTTTGTACCAACATAGAGTATGGAGTTTCAACCcactagaaaattaaaaacaaacaaaaaacattaataattattataaaatctcAACGATCGACAATAAAACTTACggtgtaaaatttgtttttgttaatgtgGGGCAAGTCGTAGAAAGTCATATAACCATGACCGAAAACGACCCACATCATAGAGAAACAACGAATACCATTAAGGCAATGAATTACATTAGGATTGTCAACTTTCTTGACAGTGAAAATCTTAGGAGCATTAGTAAGGACAGAGAAAGCCAAAAACAAGGGTTTTTTAggttctaaattaaaaaaaggaaaacgattagaaaattacatttacattaCAGATTCTACAAACTTACGTTTATTTTTGGTTTGAATATAATCATAAATGGAACTGGTAATCATGCAGAATACAATAAAGCAGATAAAAACactaaaatcgaaaaaattaaaacaaaattattattttttttaatatgtacaaTATTAAAAGTACACTTACATGGCGAATATATCAATGCCACGCAATTCAATAGGTTCATCAATCTTACAGAAATCTTCTCTAATCATATTGGCGGTAATTTCTTCGCCATAGTAAGTTCTAATGACTTCCTTTAGGATTTCATTAGTTTTAGCGGGTGAACAGGATTTAGGTACACAAACACCCAATTCAAAAGCTTCGGGATCTTTGCGTTTGTAACTAATAGCTCTGCTCCATTCATCACGTTTGTTGAGTTTGCTCATGAAACCCTTAATGGGAACCTTGGCCAAACAGTATTGACCTCTAATTTCATGATTTTCAGATACCATGCGTGTGGCAGCAATACATTCTTCAAATTGACCCATGCTAATGGTATGTCCCCACATAAGACCAAATGGTAAACGGCCCCATGAATCGGGATCTAAGAAGGTAaggtaaatatacatatttaggaaaaaaatatataaattttttacaaaaacttttaataaattattaaaaaataaaaatatataacatttacATATCTATTCCCTAATTcgctttttcttaattctaaaGATGTCATTTATAGGATTAATTCTTAAAGTCCTTGATATATTAGTTGATTTGATTCCTTTGAATTGTTTTTAAGGACGTTTTTATCtttcataaacataattttttgaatCATTAAAATATTCACTATGATCTAACGTCggtttttgtatgtatatggtatgaaacatatacatatatacacggAACCGGTTCGActtgttcaaaataaaaaggttatcattaatatataaatggttgaaaatgttatattttttattttaaaattattatttaaacatttctctTAAAGTTTGTCTTTATTTTCGAGTATTTTGTTCGAGTTGGAATAAAAaggataaataatttaaatatagatgtcttcagtaaaaaaaaaaaacatttttaataaattgaaaattaattaaacatacatttataaatttttctactaACGCTGTAGtcctttttaattaaacttgataaaataaaaataatttgctaaaaataattttaacagctaACAAATCATTCTACGGTTtgaatgaatttaaagattaaagATTGCGCAAATACCATTATCTAAACTGAACGTatgaatttcaaattttgtgaTAGATTAATCAATTGATtagaaaaaattgcttttaataaataaaagttaaaaatattagttaaaaaatgcaataatttaataaaaaatattccacCCCTAAGGTTggattattttatgtttttatttatgttattcattcgaaaatattgtgtttttattattcagattgtaaatctttaaaaatccaCTTCAAAATCTACTAATACCAATAAGTCAATAATCTTTAATTGGGGAAATTTATTATGCTTCAAAAATACGTAATACTATTTTATAGAGGAATTTTTGATTTATAGAGATTAGGTGCAAAATAAAAGATAAGCTTCAGTTAACGTTCTGTAAATCAAATTAGCCTTGTTTAAAATCTGTGATATTTATTACCAAGGTTGCGAtttgtattgtaaatttttgtattaaattaaaagatttacagcaatacatttttaaatatctattttGAATATGTATTAATTCCAAATCTTGTGATTTTAATAAATGCGAAGGATTCGGAAATggacataaaaataatttttaataattaatcaaattttaaaaatcaaaattctaCTAGAGTTTTTAGCACTGTAAAATGTTGTGTAAAAAGATTTGTAAAATAgtggaaatatatatttataacatgttggtatcaaaaattgttctataaacctttgataaattgttatgaataagatGTATAACTTTAATATACACTCTTGCTTGTTTTcactaatataattttaaattatttaagttaagGAACATTGTTATTTAAGTAACATGTATAACACAATATGTAGTAAATCTGAGTTGTAGGTCCTTTTTAAAATAGAACTTTTTTAatatcacattttttttaataacaatggAGAATaatgttttttcatttaaattttgccttttccacatattaaatataataaataattaaatatttttttattgcttacATTCAATTGCCCATTCATCGTAATTGCGTAGACCATTTAATACAGCGGCAATATCAGTATCACACTGGGTATCGTCGTAAGTTTTATGTGTTGAAATTGTAACATTTCCATATTCAGAAGATATTTGCGAACCGATGTCAAAGAATGCATATGCTAAATCACTTTTGAATGGAGACTGTCCAGCAGTCAATTGTTTATTCGATAAATCCTCAGCTAGAGTAACACTAACCAGCACAAGAAGTGCCAACGACACACCCGTCAGGATATGTCGAGCCATTTTTTTGCGTACACACCGTTTAACACTCGTTGAGCGTTGTACCGTTAAAGACTATATGAACTGACGTAAGACTAGTAGCTTTTATAGCTAATTCTTTTGATTTGATTATCTTAGCCAATTTTTAAATCGCTGttgataataacaacaaattcgTATACCTgtacttaatataattttattttttttcaaatttaaatgggAGAGAAATTTGAGGTGGGTACGCTATAAATTTCAACAGttacattaaatgttttatcgaatttgtttaacaactttacaaaaattgtgtactttttttctcattttgtaCGTAATACTTATTTGGGTACAAACAATTCATCCCGTTTAGAAAGGatgaattttatgtaaatgcTTTTCTCATTCATTAAATTCATACTCAATCCAAAAGCTTATAGTACATTATAGAGAAATTAATGACCAttcttatttcatattttttaatttagtttagaaAATAACAGATTTATTACTGttattttctaaactaaaacaaaattatccaattcacaatcgatgtcgtatcgttgtagcgttgtatgttataaaattttttcaaaaatatttttttgaaacaaaaacaaatcaataataaaaaatacgatatactacgatacaaccgctcaacaccgattgtgaattgaacaaatatattttagaacCTATTTCAATATTAATAGTTTCAACCT is part of the Lucilia cuprina isolate Lc7/37 chromosome 3, ASM2204524v1, whole genome shotgun sequence genome and harbors:
- the LOC111680917 gene encoding 40S ribosomal protein S10b, encoding MFMPKAHRVAIYEYLFKEGVIVAKKDTHAPKHPELESIPNLHVIKTMQSLHSRGLVKEQFAWRHYYWYLTNEGIEFLRSYLHLPPEIVPATLKRPTRPETVRPRPAAAARSGDVSKTGEDRSAYRRAPGGADKKGDVGAGAGDVEFRGGFGRGRPQ
- the LOC111680921 gene encoding probable myosin light chain kinase DDB_G0279831 isoform X2 — encoded protein: MDGITTSDYDGKKVHNFIEYIEHYKRIKCIGDEQALQELQFLLLDQAHTWWLRRKANLNTWSEALTILENQYSKRRPAHVVYMEILKHHYEDYETKDDFIDDKIELFNELSQPELREENKLQIIYALLPNEIQNKVKIVDISNIEELKEQLKLIKLDSVQMAATTDDNVINDTSSTATETVTQNNNVNKDSVNQEPSNQSTIMCTEKNEDPERDPIIKVRRTEDLMPSDIKEEDAPTQQEEFINTDTETANNAIHINHEDFHIDSDIMNQINNIINESEMNMNAINNDVESPSVVKPVTNGIASLELLGFNIRTINQLQSEITHKTSSDNQCNKTSLNVTKKLKIRCSYCRKCNHTAQVCFKRAKHMKEFPEKFLGLKTKENDIINSKNNEEPIETMSLNNTNISSSNVSTAETIIKVPTILSTQSTSIPQTSLTTTSSVVTTSTAVILNNIPEKCINSSLLTTKLIAPINGKTTNKILTSKLRNINTPSPKCHQCGTVGFYKSICPNCSPIYNNNNNNHNPFGK
- the LOC111680921 gene encoding probable myosin light chain kinase DDB_G0279831 isoform X1; this translates as MDGITTSINAILKNLIKNFNTLLDCPVRFSGDYDGKKVHNFIEYIEHYKRIKCIGDEQALQELQFLLLDQAHTWWLRRKANLNTWSEALTILENQYSKRRPAHVVYMEILKHHYEDYETKDDFIDDKIELFNELSQPELREENKLQIIYALLPNEIQNKVKIVDISNIEELKEQLKLIKLDSVQMAATTDDNVINDTSSTATETVTQNNNVNKDSVNQEPSNQSTIMCTEKNEDPERDPIIKVRRTEDLMPSDIKEEDAPTQQEEFINTDTETANNAIHINHEDFHIDSDIMNQINNIINESEMNMNAINNDVESPSVVKPVTNGIASLELLGFNIRTINQLQSEITHKTSSDNQCNKTSLNVTKKLKIRCSYCRKCNHTAQVCFKRAKHMKEFPEKFLGLKTKENDIINSKNNEEPIETMSLNNTNISSSNVSTAETIIKVPTILSTQSTSIPQTSLTTTSSVVTTSTAVILNNIPEKCINSSLLTTKLIAPINGKTTNKILTSKLRNINTPSPKCHQCGTVGFYKSICPNCSPIYNNNNNNHNPFGK
- the LOC111680918 gene encoding nose resistant to fluoxetine protein 6; the protein is MARHILTGVSLALLVLVSVTLAEDLSNKQLTAGQSPFKSDLAYAFFDIGSQISSEYGNVTISTHKTYDDTQCDTDIAAVLNGLRNYDEWAIEYPDSWGRLPFGLMWGHTISMGQFEECIAATRMVSENHEIRGQYCLAKVPIKGFMSKLNKRDEWSRAISYKRKDPEAFELGVCVPKSCSPAKTNEILKEVIRTYYGEEITANMIREDFCKIDEPIELRGIDIFAIVFICFIVFCMITSSIYDYIQTKNKQPKKPLFLAFSVLTNAPKIFTVKKVDNPNVIHCLNGIRCFSMMWVVFGHGYMTFYDLPHINKNKFYTWVETPYSMLVQNGSLCVDTFFFMSGLLMLWGAFREMEKTKGYLNIKMMYFHRYIRLTPVVAVVILYIMSLYKYSGAGPMWMKLGTQDKRCEDTWWATLLYVQNYAFPYKICISQSWYLAVDTQLYVLSPLFLIPLWKWGKKALVPIVIFLILCLGCTVATFMYNDFTLFRVQDNQVDLRQRLTYYPTHTRIPTWLIGVIFGYFLFTKNRGRKIPMKKQWVITGWLLAFGVMLTDLWGPYWRIRPENPDSPIYEGAIFEPLSRTSWALAIGWIVWACYNGHGGIINDFLSWGFFTGFSRLTYCMYVIHRIVQLVNAARLQTDTHFSDYDAILRWWHDFGLTLTASIFATLAFESPILGIEKAIFGRGDAKPKKIEPTSAPADAVPAENPSKA